A window of Rhodothermales bacterium genomic DNA:
GGCGGTGCCGAAGCCGCCCCGTCCACGCTCATGTTCGCCAAGATTTCCCCGGACGGCACCCGCGCCGCCTATGTGCGCGAGAACAACATCTATGTGGAGGATCTGGCGACCGGCCGGATCACGCCACTGACCACCGATGGGTCGCGCACCATCATCAACGGCACGTTCGACTGGGTCTACGAGGAGGAATTCGGACTCCGTGACGGATTCCGGTGGAGTCCCGACGGGCAGAAGATTGCATACTGGCAGTTGGATGCGAGCGGCGTGGGCGAATTCCTGCTCATCAACTATACCGATTCGCTCTATTCGTTCACCATTCCGCTGCAGTACCCCAAGGCCGGTACGACGAACTCCGCCAACCGGATCGGGGTGGTGTCGGCCGGTGGCGGCGCGACCACATGGATGCAGATTGACGGCGACTCCCGCAATTACTACCTGGCCCGCATGGACTGGGCCAACAATTCGGACGAGCTGCTCATCCAGCATCTGAACCGGTTGCAGAACACGAACACGGTGCTCATGGGCGACGCCGAAACGGGGTCCGTGCGGACGGTGATGGTGGACCGGGACGAGGCGTGGCTGGACACGGTGGACGACATCCTCTGGATGCCGGACGGCCGGACGTTCACATGGCTCAGCGACCGGGGCGGCTACAGGCAGGCCTGGCTCGTGGACCGGGAAACCGGCGACATGCGCCTGGTGACCCCGGGATCGTACGACGTGGAGAATGTGGTCCGGATTGACGTGGCGGGCGGATGGCTCTATTTCGTGACGTCGCTCGAGAGTGCAACCGAGCGGTATCTGTATCGCGTGCCCCTGGAGGGTGGCCAGCCGGAACGGCTGACGCCCGAGGACGAACCCGGCTGGCACGGGTACCAGGTATCCCCCGATGCCCGGTATGCCATCCATACAGTCTCGCAATTCGCCGATCCGGCCCGGACGGATCTGGTGGCGCTTCCCTCGCATGGGATCGTGCGCACGTTCGTCGACAATGCGCGCCTGCGCAGCACGATGGACGCATTGACCGTCGGGGAGCGGTCCTTCTTCCGCGTGGACATCGGTCGCGGCGTCGAGTTGGACGCCTGGGTCATCAAACCCTCACATTTCGACTCCACGAAGAAGTATCCGGTACTGTTCCACGTATATGGCGAACCCGCCGGACAGACGGTCACGAACCGGTGGGGCGGCCGCAATCTGCTGTGGCATCATTTCCTGGCCGAGCAGGGCTATGTGATCATGAGCGTGGACAACCGGGGCACGCCCGGGCCGCGCGGCCGCGAATGGCGCAAGTCGATCTACGGCGAAATCGGCACACTGGCCTCGCAGGACCAGGCGGCGGCCCTGGATGCCATTGCCCGGAAATGGGACTGGGTCGATACCGACCGAATTGGCATCTGGGGATGGAGCGGCGGCGGGTCCATGACGCTGAACATGCTGTTCCGGTATCCGGACAAGTACCATGTCGGCATGTCCGTGGCCCCGGTGCCGGACCAGCGGCTGTATGACACCATCTACCAGGAGCGCTACATGGGGCTGCCCGACGAAAACGCAGAGGGCTACCGGAAAGGCTCACCCATCACCTGGGCCGAGGGACTGGAAGGCGACCTTTTGCTGGTCCATGGCACAGGCGACGACAATGTGCATTATCAGGGCTCCGAGCGGCTCATGAATCGCCTCATCGAACTCAACAAGCCGTTCGATGTGATGGTGTATCCCAACCGCGCGCACGGTATTTATGAAGGTCCCGGTACCACCCGGCACTTGTTCGAACTGCTCACGCGCTACGTGACCCGTAATCTGGACGCCGGCGCCAAATGATGGGGCTCGGCCAAACCGACACCACTGAACACCCAAATCCCGATTCCATGCGATTCCTGACCGCAACGGCCCTGATGGTCGTATTTCTTTCCACCCAAACGCTGGCCCAGGACACATCCGACTTCAACTACGGGTCGACCGGCGACGGACCCTTCGAGCGCCTGGTCATCCGGGGTGCCACGATGGTCGAGGGTTCCGGGGCGCCGCCCGTCGGTCCGGTGGATATCGTGGTAGAAGGGGACCGGATTACGGAAATCCGTGTGGTCGGCTACCCGGGTCTGCCCATCGATCCGGACCGGCGACCGGCGCCCGGAACCCGGGAAATCGATGCGACCGGCATGTACGTCCTGCCCGGATTCATTGACATGCACGCGCATCCCCACACCATAGATACCGGTCATGGTGTACCGCTGGAGTACGTCACGAAGCTCTGGATGGCCCACGGTATAACGACCAGTCGCGTGGTCGGGGCAAAGGGCGTGGACTGGATCCTCGAACTCCAGA
This region includes:
- a CDS encoding S9 family peptidase encodes the protein MNPRFRLALGALLLFVLTTASACQAQQADITLERLFNTADFAAEGFGPAIWLEDGSGYTTVETARGGGQDVVKYDPETGERTVLVSARDLTPSGAAEPLPIDGYSWSPDGSKFVLFTNSTRVWRQNTRGDYWVLDLGSRNLRKLGGAEAAPSTLMFAKISPDGTRAAYVRENNIYVEDLATGRITPLTTDGSRTIINGTFDWVYEEEFGLRDGFRWSPDGQKIAYWQLDASGVGEFLLINYTDSLYSFTIPLQYPKAGTTNSANRIGVVSAGGGATTWMQIDGDSRNYYLARMDWANNSDELLIQHLNRLQNTNTVLMGDAETGSVRTVMVDRDEAWLDTVDDILWMPDGRTFTWLSDRGGYRQAWLVDRETGDMRLVTPGSYDVENVVRIDVAGGWLYFVTSLESATERYLYRVPLEGGQPERLTPEDEPGWHGYQVSPDARYAIHTVSQFADPARTDLVALPSHGIVRTFVDNARLRSTMDALTVGERSFFRVDIGRGVELDAWVIKPSHFDSTKKYPVLFHVYGEPAGQTVTNRWGGRNLLWHHFLAEQGYVIMSVDNRGTPGPRGREWRKSIYGEIGTLASQDQAAALDAIARKWDWVDTDRIGIWGWSGGGSMTLNMLFRYPDKYHVGMSVAPVPDQRLYDTIYQERYMGLPDENAEGYRKGSPITWAEGLEGDLLLVHGTGDDNVHYQGSERLMNRLIELNKPFDVMVYPNRAHGIYEGPGTTRHLFELLTRYVTRNLDAGAK